Proteins co-encoded in one Bacillus infantis NRRL B-14911 genomic window:
- a CDS encoding SDR family oxidoreductase translates to MSNPENPLKQFFNGDFPKQYQEPPGVQNEMKDPQPDCGEKSYKGTGRLKGRKALVTGGDSGIGRAAAIAYAREGADVAINYLPEEQKDAEEVKKLIEAEGRKAVLIPGDLSEESFCKDMVGQAQSELGGLDVLALVAGKQQAVENIEDLSSEQLRKTFEINVFSLYWTVQAALPHLPEGASIITTSSVQGYNPSPNLLDYAATKFAINGFTRGLAKQVASKGIRVNSVAPGPIWTPLQISGGQPQEVIPTFGQDTPLKRAGQPVELSSVYVFLASEESSYVTAQVYGVTGGIELA, encoded by the coding sequence ATGTCAAACCCTGAAAATCCGCTAAAACAATTCTTCAATGGAGATTTCCCGAAGCAGTATCAGGAGCCGCCAGGGGTCCAGAATGAGATGAAGGATCCTCAGCCTGACTGTGGTGAGAAAAGCTATAAAGGAACTGGTCGACTGAAGGGGAGAAAGGCACTGGTGACCGGCGGTGATTCCGGGATTGGCCGTGCTGCAGCCATTGCATATGCCCGCGAAGGTGCAGATGTAGCAATCAATTATCTCCCTGAGGAGCAGAAAGATGCTGAAGAGGTAAAGAAGCTGATTGAAGCTGAAGGCCGCAAAGCCGTTCTTATCCCTGGTGATTTAAGCGAAGAGTCATTCTGCAAAGACATGGTCGGACAGGCTCAATCAGAATTGGGAGGACTTGATGTTCTTGCCCTTGTTGCCGGCAAGCAGCAGGCAGTAGAAAATATTGAAGATCTTTCAAGCGAACAGCTCCGCAAAACATTTGAGATCAATGTATTCTCCCTTTACTGGACCGTTCAGGCGGCACTTCCGCATCTGCCTGAAGGAGCTTCTATCATCACCACTTCTTCTGTGCAGGGATACAACCCGAGTCCGAACCTGCTGGATTATGCTGCAACTAAGTTTGCCATCAACGGTTTTACGCGGGGACTGGCTAAACAGGTAGCTTCAAAAGGAATCCGTGTTAATTCTGTGGCGCCAGGGCCAATCTGGACACCGCTGCAGATTTCCGGAGGGCAGCCTCAGGAAGTCATCCCGACATTTGGCCAGGATACACCGCTTAAGCGTGCCGGACAGCCGGTCGAACTGTCTAGCGTCTACGTGTTCCTTGCTTCTGAAGAATCCAGCTATGTGACCGCCCAGGTATATGGCGTCACTGGAGGGATTGAGCTTGCATAA
- a CDS encoding VanZ family protein — MSRTIVRSAAAAQLFFLLSLPFIGNLIQYLHPLALIVVWASITSFTITAGLLIRGEKLPLNKYLILLVFAFYSASLLVLLFFRPGDHANANYNLDPFSTIEFYLAGRVDFLVAFYNLAANVLLFVPFGLFLLSLLKKQSFFTLLAIPFAAISAIEIAQFLSRRGSLDIDDLILNMSGVFLGYALLPLLKRSYRIK, encoded by the coding sequence ATGTCCCGTACAATCGTCCGCAGTGCCGCCGCTGCACAGCTTTTCTTTCTCCTGTCTCTGCCATTCATCGGCAATCTGATTCAATATCTGCATCCGCTCGCTTTAATTGTCGTATGGGCCAGCATTACCAGCTTCACAATTACAGCTGGTCTGCTGATCCGCGGTGAAAAGCTGCCATTAAACAAATATCTAATTCTGCTCGTTTTTGCCTTCTATAGCGCTTCCCTCCTGGTCCTGCTTTTTTTCAGGCCGGGTGATCATGCTAATGCAAACTATAACTTAGACCCCTTCAGTACGATTGAATTTTATTTAGCCGGACGGGTGGACTTCCTGGTTGCCTTTTATAATTTAGCTGCAAATGTCCTGCTGTTCGTCCCTTTTGGGCTTTTTCTCCTTTCCCTTTTGAAAAAGCAGTCTTTCTTTACTCTGCTGGCCATTCCGTTTGCAGCTATATCGGCCATTGAGATAGCACAGTTTCTAAGCAGGCGGGGCAGCCTGGACATTGATGATCTGATCCTGAACATGTCAGGAGTATTTTTGGGGTATGCTTTATTGCCGCTTCTAAAGAGATCTTACCGGATTAAGTGA
- a CDS encoding GNAT family N-acetyltransferase, giving the protein MFEELETERLRLREIVMEDAASLFEYFSRSDIVRHYGQDAFQRVEQAEEMIRSFQKNFNDKRGVRWAIEIKGTDRLIGTIGFNSWLPKHHRAEIGYELHPGYWGKGYALEAAEKAIAYGFEEMELSRIGAVVFLENHASNKLLCKLGFEKEGLLRGYMYQDGKANDTYLYSLLKEKR; this is encoded by the coding sequence ATGTTTGAAGAACTCGAGACAGAGAGATTAAGGCTAAGGGAGATTGTGATGGAGGATGCGGCAAGCCTGTTTGAGTACTTTTCGAGAAGTGATATTGTACGCCATTACGGACAGGATGCTTTCCAGCGGGTAGAACAGGCTGAAGAAATGATCCGTTCTTTTCAAAAAAACTTCAACGATAAAAGGGGAGTCCGCTGGGCTATTGAAATAAAAGGAACTGATAGGCTGATTGGCACCATCGGGTTTAACTCTTGGCTCCCCAAGCACCATCGCGCTGAAATAGGCTATGAGCTTCATCCTGGCTATTGGGGGAAAGGATATGCTTTAGAGGCTGCCGAAAAGGCAATTGCTTACGGTTTTGAAGAAATGGAACTGTCCAGGATCGGGGCGGTTGTGTTTCTTGAGAACCATGCATCTAATAAGCTCCTTTGCAAGCTGGGCTTTGAAAAGGAAGGTCTGCTGAGGGGGTATATGTATCAGGATGGAAAAGCAAATGATACATACCTTTATTCTCTTTTAAAGGAAAAGCGGTAA
- a CDS encoding GNAT family N-acetyltransferase, translated as MINLQEINEENWYECCQLKVASDQEAYMEPNAVSILQSHYEQTLRAFAILNNGKMAGLLMYNTVPEELDSIWVYRIMIDSSMQGQGIGKAAALLMIEQMAQLPGARSIAVGYHPDNLAAHHLYASLGFIDKRDRFGREMAVLKEL; from the coding sequence ATGATTAATTTACAAGAAATCAATGAAGAAAATTGGTATGAATGCTGCCAGCTGAAGGTAGCCAGTGACCAGGAGGCTTATATGGAGCCTAATGCAGTATCAATCCTGCAGTCTCATTATGAACAGACCTTAAGAGCTTTTGCCATTTTAAATAATGGAAAAATGGCAGGCTTATTGATGTATAATACTGTTCCAGAAGAATTGGATTCTATCTGGGTATACAGAATCATGATTGATTCCAGTATGCAAGGGCAGGGGATTGGAAAAGCAGCCGCGCTCCTGATGATTGAGCAAATGGCACAGCTGCCAGGTGCCAGGAGTATAGCGGTTGGCTATCATCCTGACAATCTGGCTGCACATCACTTATATGCAAGCCTTGGTTTTATTGATAAGAGAGATAGATTCGGCAGGGAGATGGCTGTCTTAAAAGAACTTTAA
- a CDS encoding TetR/AcrR family transcriptional regulator, with protein sequence MANRGRKKGSIGKNSKNLLLKIAAEEFAEKGFHDAKISTIVKKAGLTQPSFYLYFPSKEAIFHELIMEFQQRLSNLTEASRIEPGVELSQLPLRIKSGLYGIFHFFNENQMLAKIGFFVNPNAESIKTQMAAQIHHNLLSEQRAGYFRENANMELAAASLAGAIERLAVTEIFTGKKSPDILAAEIVDLFLYGLINNKKEMNRGLSYGGKTAN encoded by the coding sequence ATGGCTAATCGAGGACGCAAGAAAGGCTCCATTGGGAAAAACAGCAAAAATCTGCTTTTAAAGATTGCTGCAGAGGAATTTGCAGAGAAGGGATTTCACGATGCCAAGATCAGCACAATTGTAAAAAAGGCAGGATTGACCCAGCCCTCCTTTTATCTGTATTTTCCAAGCAAGGAAGCAATTTTCCACGAACTGATCATGGAATTTCAGCAAAGGCTATCTAATTTAACAGAAGCAAGCCGAATAGAGCCAGGTGTAGAGTTGTCTCAGCTTCCCCTAAGAATTAAATCTGGACTTTATGGCATTTTCCATTTTTTCAATGAAAATCAAATGCTTGCTAAGATCGGTTTTTTTGTGAATCCCAATGCAGAAAGCATAAAAACGCAAATGGCTGCCCAAATCCATCACAACCTTCTTTCCGAGCAAAGAGCAGGCTACTTCCGGGAAAATGCTAACATGGAACTGGCTGCTGCGAGCCTTGCAGGTGCTATTGAAAGGCTTGCAGTCACAGAGATTTTTACGGGGAAGAAATCACCCGATATATTGGCAGCGGAAATAGTAGATCTCTTTCTCTACGGACTGATCAACAATAAGAAGGAAATGAACAGGGGGCTATCCTATGGAGGAAAAACAGCAAATTGA
- a CDS encoding anti-repressor SinI family protein, which yields MEEKQQIDPEWRLLILKARHLGLSKNEVRRFIQGSNGSKTPLKIQLASKSKQEGDKQHEILPRQQR from the coding sequence ATGGAGGAAAAACAGCAAATTGATCCTGAATGGAGACTGTTAATTCTAAAAGCCAGACACTTAGGATTATCAAAGAATGAAGTGCGCCGCTTTATTCAAGGTTCAAACGGTTCAAAGACCCCCTTGAAGATACAGCTTGCCAGCAAATCAAAGCAAGAAGGAGACAAACAACATGAAATTCTTCCCCGGCAGCAAAGATAA